One window from the genome of Bradyrhizobium xenonodulans encodes:
- a CDS encoding MFS transporter: MLLSRKPNHADRDRRVEQDNVTAPPPAGLPAPSRQSLRGLDWFIFFLADVQTGFGPFIAVYLTTQKWTQVEIGLVLSIGGIVALIGQMPGGAIIDAAKSERLVAALAIATIGCCALAYAAMPIFPVVVAAATLHAAASCVLGPAIAAISLGLVGPLAIGERLGRNARFASLGNGVAAAVMGTAGYLLSSRSVFLVTFLLAIPTLIALSRIREEEVDIARCHGEMPREAKDRGDTNIWHLIRQKPLIVFALSVLLLQLANAAMMPLMASAVTARSSQWATVLVAFCIVVPQAIVALLSPTVGRKAQAWGRRPLLLIGFAALTIRGLLFATVRDPYLLVAVQVFDGITAAVFAVMIPLIVADVAFGSGHFNLAQGIVGTAIGIGASLSTALGGYVSDKFGNATAFIGLSGVAATGLLLILFVMPETRRTGMIAAKEMAG, from the coding sequence GTGCTATTGTCGAGGAAGCCGAACCACGCAGATCGCGATCGACGCGTTGAACAGGACAACGTTACGGCGCCGCCGCCTGCAGGCCTTCCGGCGCCGTCGCGCCAGAGCCTGCGCGGCCTCGACTGGTTCATCTTCTTCCTCGCCGACGTGCAGACCGGGTTCGGTCCCTTCATCGCGGTCTATTTGACGACGCAGAAATGGACCCAGGTCGAGATCGGCCTCGTGCTGTCGATCGGTGGCATCGTCGCCCTGATCGGCCAGATGCCGGGCGGCGCCATCATCGACGCCGCGAAATCCGAGCGCCTGGTGGCTGCGCTTGCGATCGCGACCATCGGCTGCTGTGCGCTCGCCTATGCGGCGATGCCGATCTTCCCCGTGGTGGTGGCCGCCGCCACCCTGCATGCGGCGGCGAGCTGCGTGCTGGGCCCGGCCATCGCGGCGATCAGCCTCGGTCTTGTCGGCCCGCTCGCGATCGGCGAGCGGCTCGGCCGCAATGCGCGCTTCGCATCCCTCGGCAACGGCGTTGCCGCCGCGGTGATGGGCACGGCAGGTTACCTGCTGTCGAGCCGTTCGGTATTCCTCGTCACCTTCCTGCTCGCGATTCCGACCTTGATTGCGCTGTCGCGCATCCGTGAGGAGGAGGTCGACATCGCGCGTTGCCACGGCGAGATGCCGCGCGAGGCGAAGGATCGCGGCGATACCAATATCTGGCATTTGATCCGGCAAAAGCCGCTGATCGTCTTCGCGCTGAGCGTGCTGCTGCTGCAACTGGCGAATGCCGCGATGATGCCGCTGATGGCAAGCGCGGTGACGGCGCGGTCTAGCCAATGGGCGACGGTGCTCGTCGCCTTCTGCATCGTCGTGCCGCAGGCGATCGTGGCGCTGCTGTCGCCGACCGTGGGGCGCAAGGCGCAGGCGTGGGGCCGGCGGCCGCTGCTGCTGATCGGTTTCGCGGCACTGACGATTCGCGGCCTGCTGTTCGCGACCGTGCGGGATCCGTATCTGCTGGTCGCGGTGCAGGTGTTCGACGGTATCACGGCGGCGGTGTTCGCGGTGATGATCCCGCTGATCGTGGCCGACGTCGCCTTCGGCAGCGGGCACTTTAACCTCGCGCAGGGCATCGTCGGCACTGCGATCGGCATCGGCGCCTCGCTGAGCACGGCGCTTGGCGGCTATGTCAGCGACAAGTTCGGCAATGCCACCGCCTTCATCGGGCTGTCCGGCGTCGCCGCGACGGGACTGTTGCTGATTCTGTTCGTGATGCCGGAAACCCGGCGCACGGGAATGATCGCGGCAAAAGAAATGGCCGGCTGA
- a CDS encoding universal stress protein, which translates to MTYATVMVSLALDQSNEARLQVAGELAERFEATIVGVAAAQFAPPLYFTDGAAAQSLIDREEASIKKRLADLEVQFRAATSARGGRMEWRSAMDFPARFVLAQARCADIIVSGGQSPAFSDAFALASPKDLVMQAGRPLLVVPDKVNWLDLRSVLVAWKDTPESRRALADALPMLRKARDVTIVEVPERDDDRSVVMAGVTDVAAWLARHGIAATARVSEAGGGETAAAQLEKVAGDVGAGLIVAGAYGHSRFRELILGGVTEYLVTQSIRSVLLSH; encoded by the coding sequence ATGACATACGCGACCGTGATGGTCAGCCTGGCGCTCGACCAGTCCAACGAGGCGCGCCTTCAGGTCGCGGGCGAGCTCGCCGAGCGATTCGAGGCGACCATCGTCGGGGTTGCCGCGGCGCAGTTCGCGCCGCCGCTCTATTTCACCGACGGTGCCGCGGCCCAGAGCCTGATCGATCGGGAGGAAGCGTCCATCAAGAAGCGCCTTGCCGATCTGGAGGTCCAGTTCCGCGCCGCGACGAGCGCGCGCGGCGGACGCATGGAGTGGCGCAGCGCGATGGATTTTCCGGCGCGATTCGTGCTGGCGCAGGCGCGCTGTGCCGACATCATCGTCAGCGGCGGGCAGAGCCCGGCCTTCTCCGACGCGTTCGCGCTGGCGAGCCCCAAGGATCTGGTGATGCAGGCCGGCCGGCCGCTTCTCGTCGTCCCCGACAAGGTCAACTGGCTCGATCTGCGCAGCGTGCTGGTGGCCTGGAAAGACACGCCGGAATCCCGGCGTGCACTGGCCGACGCGCTGCCGATGCTGCGCAAGGCGAGGGACGTCACCATCGTCGAAGTGCCGGAGCGCGACGACGATCGCTCGGTCGTGATGGCCGGCGTCACGGATGTTGCCGCCTGGCTCGCCCGTCACGGCATCGCCGCGACGGCGCGGGTCTCGGAGGCCGGGGGAGGCGAAACTGCCGCCGCGCAATTGGAGAAGGTCGCCGGCGACGTCGGCGCCGGCCTGATCGTCGCGGGTGCCTATGGTCATTCGCGCTTTCGCGAGCTGATCCTCGGCGGCGTCACCGAATATCTGGTCACTCAATCCATCCGCAGCGTGCTGCTGTCGCACTGA
- the fixJ gene encoding response regulator FixJ, giving the protein MTTKAHVYVIDDDAAMRDSLNFLLDSSGFGVTLFDDARAFLDALPGLAFGCIVSDVRMPGLDGIELLKRMKAQQSAFPILIMTGHGDVPLAVEAMKLGAVDFLEKPFEDDRLVTMIETAIRQAEPAARNEAVSQDVAARVASLSPRERQVMEGLIAGLSNKLIAREYDISPRTIEVYRANVMTKMQAGSLSELVRLAMRAGMLKD; this is encoded by the coding sequence ATGACGACCAAAGCACATGTCTACGTCATCGACGACGACGCGGCGATGCGTGATTCGCTGAACTTCCTGCTGGATTCCTCCGGCTTCGGCGTCACGCTGTTCGACGACGCCCGGGCCTTCCTCGACGCCCTGCCCGGCCTCGCCTTTGGCTGCATCGTCTCGGACGTGCGCATGCCCGGCCTCGACGGGATCGAGCTGCTGAAACGGATGAAGGCGCAGCAAAGCGCGTTTCCGATCCTGATCATGACCGGTCATGGCGACGTGCCGCTCGCGGTCGAGGCGATGAAGCTCGGGGCAGTCGATTTTCTCGAGAAGCCATTTGAGGACGATCGCCTCGTCACCATGATCGAGACGGCGATCCGCCAGGCCGAGCCTGCCGCCAGGAACGAGGCGGTCTCGCAGGATGTCGCCGCACGCGTCGCTTCCCTGAGTCCCAGGGAGCGCCAGGTCATGGAGGGGCTGATCGCGGGCCTCTCCAACAAGCTGATCGCCAGGGAATACGACATCAGCCCGCGCACGATCGAAGTCTACCGCGCCAACGTCATGACCAAGATGCAGGCAGGCAGCCTGTCGGAGCTGGTGCGGCTGGCCATGCGCGCCGGCATGCTCAAGGATTGA
- the fixL gene encoding sensor protein FixL encodes MSPTRVTHPPDDGRGEHFRVRIEGFGVGTWDLDLATRELDWSDTARSLLGIEPDQPASYDLFLSRLETKDRERVETAIKRVSERGGGFDVSFQVSNASGRGQWIRARAGVIRDDAGVVRHLSGIFLDIDEEKQVEEALRTRETHLRSILQTIPDAMIVIDGQGMMQLFSTAAERLFGWSEHEAIGKNVSILMPEPDRSRHDGYIARYRTTSDPHIIGIGRIVTGKRRDGTTFPMHLSIGEMQSGGEPYFTGFVRDLTEHQQTQARLQELQSELVHVSRLTAMGEMASALAHEINQPLAAISNYMKGSRRLLAGSTDPNTPKIENALDRASEQALRAGQIIRGLRDFVSRGESEKRVESLSKLIEEAGALGLAGAREQNVQLRFSLDPAADLVLADRVQIQQVLVNLFRNALEAMAQSERRELVVANARVSEDMIEVEVSDTGSGFQDDVIPNLFQTFFTTKDTGMGVGLSISRSIIEAHGGRMWAESNASGGATFRFTLPAADEN; translated from the coding sequence TTGTCCCCGACCCGCGTAACCCATCCGCCAGATGACGGCAGGGGCGAGCATTTCCGGGTCCGGATCGAGGGATTCGGCGTCGGCACCTGGGATCTCGACCTCGCGACGCGGGAATTGGACTGGTCCGATACCGCCAGGAGCCTGCTCGGCATCGAGCCGGATCAACCGGCGAGCTACGACCTCTTCCTGTCGCGCCTCGAGACCAAGGACCGCGAACGCGTGGAGACCGCGATCAAGCGCGTCTCCGAACGCGGCGGCGGCTTCGACGTGTCTTTCCAGGTCTCGAACGCCTCCGGCAGAGGACAGTGGATTCGCGCCCGGGCGGGAGTCATTCGCGACGACGCCGGCGTCGTCCGTCATCTCAGCGGCATCTTTCTCGATATCGACGAGGAGAAGCAGGTCGAAGAAGCGCTGCGCACCCGCGAGACCCACCTCCGCTCCATCCTCCAGACCATTCCCGATGCCATGATCGTCATCGACGGCCAAGGCATGATGCAGCTCTTCAGTACGGCCGCAGAGCGCCTGTTCGGCTGGTCCGAGCACGAAGCGATCGGCAAGAACGTCAGCATCCTGATGCCGGAGCCCGACCGCTCCCGCCATGACGGTTACATCGCCCGCTACCGTACGACGAGCGATCCGCACATCATCGGCATCGGCCGCATCGTGACCGGCAAGCGCCGTGACGGCACGACCTTTCCGATGCACCTGTCGATCGGCGAGATGCAGTCCGGCGGTGAGCCTTATTTCACCGGCTTCGTCCGCGACCTCACCGAGCACCAGCAGACCCAGGCGCGACTCCAGGAGTTGCAGTCCGAGCTCGTCCACGTCTCGCGGCTGACCGCGATGGGCGAGATGGCTTCCGCGCTCGCCCACGAGATCAACCAGCCGCTGGCGGCGATCAGCAATTACATGAAGGGCTCCCGGCGGCTGCTCGCCGGCAGCACTGATCCCAACACGCCGAAGATCGAAAACGCGCTGGATCGCGCATCGGAGCAGGCCTTGCGCGCCGGCCAGATCATCCGGGGCCTGCGCGACTTCGTCTCCCGCGGTGAATCCGAGAAGCGTGTCGAGAGCCTCTCCAAGCTGATCGAGGAGGCCGGTGCGCTCGGGCTGGCCGGTGCGCGCGAGCAGAACGTGCAGCTCCGCTTCAGCCTCGATCCCGCCGCCGATCTCGTCCTCGCCGACCGCGTGCAGATCCAGCAGGTGCTGGTCAATTTGTTCCGCAACGCGCTTGAAGCGATGGCGCAGTCCGAGCGGCGCGAGCTCGTCGTCGCCAACGCCCGCGTCAGTGAGGACATGATCGAGGTCGAAGTCTCCGACACCGGCTCCGGTTTCCAGGACGATGTGATTCCAAACCTGTTCCAGACCTTCTTCACCACCAAAGACACCGGCATGGGCGTGGGACTGTCCATCAGCCGCTCGATCATCGAGGCTCACGGCGGCCGCATGTGGGCCGAGAGCAACGCATCGGGCGGCGCGACATTCCGCTTCACCCTGCCGGCAGCCGACGAGAACTGA
- the ccoN gene encoding cytochrome-c oxidase, cbb3-type subunit I, with protein MSQPSISKSMTIGESGLAVMFAATAFLCVIATAKALDAPFAFHAALGAAASLAAVFCIVNRYFDRPAALPPEEINGRPNYNMGPIKFTAVMAMFWGIAGFLVGLLIASQLAWPALNFDLPWTSFGRLRPLHTSAVIFAFGGNVLIGTSFYVVQKSCRARLAGDLAPWFVVIGYNFFILIAGTGYLLGVTQSKEYAEPEWYADLWLTIVWVAYLLVFLATIFKRKEPHIFVANWFYLAFIVTIAVLHLGNNPALPVSMFGSKSYVAWGGIQDAMFQWWYGHNAVGFFLTAGFLAIMYYFIPKRAERPVYSYRLSIIHFWALIFLYIWAGPHHLHYTALPDWTQTLGMTFSIMLWMPSWGGMINGLMTLSGAWDKLRTDPVLRMLVVSVAFYGMSTFEGPMMSIKVVNSLSHYTDWTIGHVHSGALGWVGFVSFGALYCLVPWIWNRKGLYSLKLVNWHFWIATLGIVLYISAMWVSGILQGLMWRAYTSLGFLEYSFIESVEAMHPFYIIRAAGGGLFLIGALIMAYNLWMTVRVGEQEVQMPVALQPAE; from the coding sequence ATGAGCCAGCCCTCCATCTCCAAATCCATGACCATCGGTGAAAGCGGCCTGGCTGTCATGTTCGCAGCCACTGCCTTCCTCTGCGTGATCGCAACGGCCAAGGCGCTCGATGCGCCTTTCGCCTTCCATGCCGCGCTCGGCGCGGCGGCGAGCCTCGCCGCAGTGTTCTGCATCGTCAACCGCTACTTCGACCGCCCGGCGGCGCTGCCGCCCGAGGAGATCAACGGTCGCCCCAATTACAACATGGGGCCGATCAAGTTCACCGCCGTCATGGCGATGTTCTGGGGCATCGCAGGCTTCCTCGTCGGCCTGCTCATTGCCTCGCAGCTCGCCTGGCCGGCGCTGAACTTCGATCTGCCCTGGACCAGCTTCGGCCGTCTCCGGCCGCTGCACACCTCCGCGGTGATCTTCGCTTTCGGCGGCAACGTGCTGATCGGCACGTCCTTCTATGTGGTGCAGAAGTCCTGCCGCGCGCGCCTCGCCGGCGATCTCGCGCCCTGGTTCGTCGTGATCGGCTACAACTTCTTCATCCTGATCGCCGGCACCGGCTATCTGCTCGGCGTCACCCAGTCGAAGGAATATGCCGAGCCGGAATGGTATGCCGACCTCTGGCTCACCATCGTCTGGGTCGCTTACCTCCTCGTCTTCCTTGCCACCATCTTCAAGCGCAAGGAGCCGCATATCTTCGTCGCGAACTGGTTCTATCTCGCCTTCATCGTGACGATCGCCGTGCTGCATCTCGGCAACAATCCCGCGCTGCCCGTCTCGATGTTCGGCTCGAAGTCGTATGTTGCCTGGGGCGGCATCCAGGACGCCATGTTCCAGTGGTGGTACGGCCACAACGCGGTCGGCTTCTTCCTGACCGCCGGCTTCCTCGCCATCATGTACTACTTCATCCCGAAGCGCGCCGAGCGGCCGGTCTATTCCTACCGTCTCTCGATCATCCACTTCTGGGCGCTGATCTTCCTCTACATCTGGGCCGGGCCCCATCATCTGCACTACACGGCGCTGCCGGACTGGACGCAGACGCTCGGCATGACCTTCTCGATCATGCTGTGGATGCCCTCCTGGGGCGGCATGATCAACGGCCTGATGACGCTGTCGGGGGCCTGGGACAAGCTGCGCACCGATCCCGTGCTGCGCATGCTCGTGGTCTCCGTCGCCTTCTACGGCATGTCGACCTTCGAAGGCCCGATGATGTCGATCAAGGTGGTGAACTCGCTCAGCCACTACACCGACTGGACCATCGGCCACGTGCATTCCGGCGCGCTCGGCTGGGTCGGCTTCGTCTCCTTCGGCGCGCTCTACTGCCTGGTGCCGTGGATCTGGAACCGCAAGGGCCTCTACAGCCTCAAGCTCGTCAACTGGCACTTCTGGATCGCGACGCTCGGCATCGTTCTCTACATCTCCGCGATGTGGGTGTCCGGCATCCTCCAGGGCTTGATGTGGCGCGCCTACACCTCGCTCGGCTTCCTCGAATATTCCTTCATCGAGAGCGTCGAGGCCATGCACCCCTTCTACATCATCCGCGCCGCCGGCGGCGGGCTGTTCCTGATCGGCGCGCTGATCATGGCCTACAATCTCTGGATGACCGTTCGCGTCGGCGAACAGGAAGTCCAGATGCCCGTCGCGCTTCAGCCGGCGGAATGA
- a CDS encoding response regulator transcription factor yields MIEIGSHHERLPSPTKPTVFVVDDDAAVLGSLRFLLETDGFAVRTFRNGTALLNAGGAPAADCYVIDYKMPGINGIELAGQLRQSDGETPVILITGYPDENISTRAAAAGVKDVILKPLLDENLVKRIRRAIQDRAR; encoded by the coding sequence ATGATCGAGATCGGCTCGCACCATGAGCGGCTGCCGTCCCCCACGAAACCCACCGTCTTTGTGGTCGACGACGATGCCGCCGTCTTGGGCTCCCTGCGGTTCCTGCTGGAAACCGACGGCTTCGCCGTGCGGACCTTCAGGAACGGCACGGCGCTGCTCAATGCCGGCGGCGCGCCTGCAGCCGACTGCTACGTGATCGACTACAAGATGCCCGGCATCAACGGCATCGAGCTCGCAGGCCAGCTGCGCCAGTCCGACGGCGAGACCCCCGTGATCCTGATCACGGGCTACCCGGACGAGAACATCTCGACCCGGGCCGCCGCTGCCGGCGTCAAGGACGTGATCTTGAAGCCGCTTCTCGACGAAAACCTGGTCAAGCGCATCCGCCGCGCCATCCAGGATCGCGCTCGATAA
- a CDS encoding helix-turn-helix domain-containing protein, whose product MLTETLNTQAINTQVRGKIAPARPVSDQFGAITGHVGLVATEFSYRKDEEIYGEDEPAEYVYQVVSGAVRSYKLLSDGRRQIGAFHLPGDVFGLESGPSHRLAAEAIIDTNVRLVKRASLEKAAGIDVQVARKLWTMTAGELRHAEDHMLLLGRKTAMERVATFLLEMDRRLAVAGMMALPMCRRDIGDYLGLTLETVSRALSQLHAQGILGFSGARQIVLRNRQRLHSLDA is encoded by the coding sequence ATGCTCACCGAGACGCTCAACACCCAGGCGATCAACACGCAAGTTCGCGGCAAGATTGCCCCGGCCCGGCCCGTCTCCGACCAGTTCGGCGCGATCACCGGCCATGTCGGCCTCGTCGCCACCGAGTTTTCCTACCGCAAGGACGAGGAGATCTACGGCGAGGATGAGCCGGCCGAATATGTCTACCAGGTCGTGTCAGGCGCCGTGCGCAGCTACAAGCTTCTCTCCGACGGCCGCCGCCAGATCGGCGCCTTCCATCTTCCCGGCGACGTGTTCGGCCTCGAATCCGGCCCGAGCCACCGCCTCGCCGCCGAAGCCATCATCGACACCAATGTACGCCTCGTGAAGCGCGCGAGCCTCGAAAAGGCCGCCGGCATCGACGTGCAGGTCGCCCGCAAGCTCTGGACCATGACCGCCGGCGAGCTTCGTCACGCTGAAGACCACATGCTGCTGTTGGGCCGCAAGACCGCGATGGAGCGTGTCGCGACCTTCCTGCTCGAAATGGATCGCCGCCTCGCCGTCGCCGGCATGATGGCGCTGCCGATGTGCCGCCGCGATATCGGCGACTATCTCGGCCTCACGCTGGAAACCGTGTCGCGCGCGCTGTCGCAGCTTCACGCCCAGGGCATCTTGGGCTTCTCCGGCGCCCGCCAGATCGTGCTGCGCAACCGCCAGCGCCTGCACAGTCTCGACGCCTGA
- a CDS encoding PRC-barrel domain-containing protein: protein MRTIGALMLSVAVVAGLSVAMSRAAEPPTVAPTTPPSEANAPATVPPPASAVPVTPKDAAPPPSVTIIGASDAHGVLGRDVRSAADEDMGRIVDIIVDRTGHVRAAVIDFGGFLGVGSRKIVVDWNAMRFGKIANKKDSITLELTKAQVAAAPEYKEDTPMVVLGASGSLQPLQAIQ, encoded by the coding sequence ATGCGTACGATCGGAGCGTTGATGCTGAGCGTGGCGGTCGTCGCGGGATTGTCGGTCGCCATGTCCCGCGCCGCGGAGCCGCCGACGGTGGCCCCAACGACGCCCCCAAGCGAAGCGAACGCGCCGGCGACGGTGCCGCCGCCGGCCTCCGCCGTGCCCGTGACGCCGAAGGACGCCGCGCCGCCGCCCTCGGTGACCATCATCGGCGCGAGCGACGCACACGGCGTGCTCGGCCGCGACGTGCGCAGCGCCGCCGACGAGGACATGGGCCGCATCGTCGACATCATCGTCGACCGCACCGGCCATGTGCGCGCGGCCGTGATCGATTTCGGCGGCTTCCTCGGCGTCGGCAGCCGCAAGATCGTGGTGGACTGGAATGCGATGCGGTTCGGCAAGATCGCCAACAAGAAGGACAGTATCACGCTGGAATTGACCAAGGCGCAGGTCGCCGCCGCGCCGGAATACAAGGAAGACACGCCGATGGTCGTGCTCGGCGCGTCCGGTAGCCTGCAACCGCTGCAAGCGATTCAGTGA
- a CDS encoding amylo-alpha-1,6-glucosidase — MAAEAVTQIISVSQTVEAVAEQAFYIPMTGPAARPRRSLKHDDTFIVLDSHGDIGASAGGPDGLFNHDTRYLARLELVLDDLQPLLLGSNLRDDNSALTIDLTNPDIYRQGRIVLQKDLLHIVRTIFLWHGAAYQRIGVQNHGDRRAGFELTLLFDNDFADLFEVRGERRPRRGTGTSRLLGPTDVLFEYHGLDEAERTTGLHFDPRPTRLSVNAATWQIELDPHEAKSLFVAVSCNRPIAEKPARFFRGLLAHRREMRQSTMGAASIETSNNIFNEVLCQAMADLNMLMTETPQGRYPYAGIPWYSTTFGRDGLITALQMLWVDPRIAKGVLRRLAHFQAEAVDPLNDAAPGKILHEMRGGEMAALREVPFAQYYGSVDSTALFVLLAGRYFERTGDEKTLMELWPAIEAGLAWMDGPGDPDNDGFVEYQRATEKGLANQGWKDSYDAIFHADGQLAEGNLALAEVQGYVFVAKQIAARCALKLGKPDLAKKLETEAKTLAERFEKAFWCDELGTYALALDGKKRPCKVRTSNAGQVLFSGMIREDRARLVAADLMRPHFFSGWGIRTVAVGEVRYNPMSYHDGSIWPHDNALIALGLARYGLKHSVAHVFKGLFDAATYMDLRRLPELFCGFRREKRRGPTLYPVACAPQAWASATPFTLLEAALGIEFDVARGEIRLRNPHLPAFLNEVIMRDLRLGESSVDLRVSRHGDDVALEVLRTRGQIQVSIVLAR; from the coding sequence ATGGCAGCCGAAGCCGTAACCCAGATCATCTCGGTATCTCAGACGGTGGAGGCCGTCGCGGAGCAGGCGTTCTACATTCCGATGACGGGGCCCGCCGCGCGGCCCCGTCGCTCGCTCAAGCACGACGACACTTTCATCGTGCTTGACAGCCATGGCGACATCGGCGCTTCCGCCGGCGGGCCGGACGGGCTGTTCAACCATGACACGCGTTATCTGGCGCGGCTGGAGCTGGTGCTCGACGACCTTCAGCCGCTCTTGCTTGGCTCGAATTTGCGCGACGACAATTCGGCGCTCACGATCGATCTCACCAATCCCGACATCTACCGCCAGGGCCGCATCGTCCTTCAGAAGGACCTGCTGCACATCGTGCGCACGATCTTCCTCTGGCACGGCGCCGCCTATCAGCGCATCGGCGTCCAGAACCACGGCGACCGCCGCGCCGGCTTCGAGCTGACGCTGCTGTTCGACAATGATTTTGCCGATCTGTTCGAGGTGCGCGGCGAGCGGCGCCCGCGCCGCGGGACCGGCACCAGCAGGCTGCTGGGACCGACCGACGTGCTGTTCGAATATCACGGTCTCGACGAGGCCGAGCGCACGACGGGGCTGCATTTCGATCCGCGGCCGACGCGGCTGTCGGTGAATGCCGCGACCTGGCAGATTGAGCTCGATCCGCACGAGGCGAAATCGCTGTTCGTGGCCGTGTCGTGCAACCGGCCGATCGCGGAGAAGCCGGCCCGCTTTTTCCGGGGCCTGCTCGCCCATCGCCGCGAGATGCGGCAATCGACGATGGGGGCCGCCAGCATCGAGACCTCCAACAACATCTTCAACGAGGTGCTGTGCCAGGCCATGGCCGACCTCAACATGTTGATGACGGAGACGCCGCAGGGGCGTTATCCCTATGCCGGCATTCCCTGGTATTCGACGACGTTCGGCCGCGACGGCCTGATCACCGCGCTTCAGATGCTCTGGGTCGACCCGCGGATCGCCAAGGGCGTGCTGCGGCGGCTCGCGCATTTCCAGGCGGAGGCCGTCGATCCGCTCAACGATGCGGCGCCCGGAAAGATCCTGCACGAGATGCGCGGCGGCGAGATGGCGGCGCTGCGCGAGGTGCCGTTCGCGCAATATTACGGCAGCGTCGATTCGACCGCCTTGTTCGTCCTGCTCGCCGGGCGCTATTTCGAACGTACCGGCGACGAGAAGACGCTGATGGAGCTGTGGCCGGCGATCGAGGCGGGGCTGGCCTGGATGGACGGGCCCGGCGACCCCGACAATGACGGCTTCGTCGAATATCAGCGCGCCACCGAAAAGGGGCTCGCCAACCAGGGCTGGAAGGACTCCTATGATGCGATCTTCCATGCCGACGGCCAGCTCGCGGAGGGCAATCTCGCGCTCGCGGAAGTGCAGGGTTACGTGTTCGTCGCCAAGCAGATCGCCGCACGCTGTGCGCTGAAGCTCGGCAAGCCTGATCTCGCCAAGAAGCTCGAGACCGAAGCGAAGACGCTGGCCGAGCGTTTCGAAAAGGCATTCTGGTGCGATGAGCTCGGGACTTATGCGCTTGCGCTCGACGGCAAGAAGAGGCCCTGCAAGGTGCGGACCTCCAATGCCGGGCAGGTGCTGTTCAGCGGCATGATCCGTGAGGATCGTGCGCGCCTCGTCGCCGCCGACCTGATGCGGCCGCATTTCTTCTCAGGCTGGGGCATCCGCACCGTCGCCGTCGGCGAGGTGCGCTACAACCCGATGTCCTATCATGACGGCTCGATCTGGCCGCATGACAATGCGCTGATCGCGCTCGGGCTCGCGCGCTATGGGCTCAAGCATTCGGTCGCGCATGTCTTCAAGGGCCTGTTCGATGCCGCGACCTACATGGATCTGCGGCGGCTGCCTGAATTGTTCTGCGGCTTCCGGCGCGAGAAGCGGCGCGGCCCGACGCTCTATCCGGTTGCCTGCGCGCCGCAGGCCTGGGCCAGCGCCACGCCGTTCACGCTGCTGGAGGCGGCGCTCGGCATCGAGTTCGACGTCGCGCGCGGCGAGATTCGCCTGCGCAATCCGCATCTGCCGGCGTTCCTGAACGAGGTGATCATGCGCGATCTGCGCCTCGGCGAATCCAGCGTGGATCTGCGCGTCAGCCGCCACGGCGACGACGTGGCGCTGGAGGTGTTGCGGACGCGCGGCCAGATTCAGGTGTCGATCGTGCTGGCGCGCTGA
- a CDS encoding CBS domain-containing protein has product MYKFLEETVDGYMTRNVKAVQRDHDLLALSEMFETDDFNSYPVEDDGQVVGIVTKFDILKCFAFTPSQMLPRYHDLMSRKIGDVMTPEFIYVSPDTRLTRVLQIMVEHRIRSIIVLDGAQKLVGIIAREDVIAALKATARD; this is encoded by the coding sequence GTGTACAAATTTCTTGAAGAGACCGTCGACGGTTACATGACGCGCAACGTCAAGGCGGTGCAGCGTGACCACGACCTGCTCGCACTCAGCGAGATGTTCGAAACCGACGATTTCAACTCCTATCCGGTCGAGGACGACGGGCAGGTGGTCGGCATCGTCACCAAATTCGACATCCTGAAATGCTTCGCCTTCACGCCGAGCCAGATGCTGCCGCGCTATCACGACCTGATGAGCCGCAAGATCGGCGACGTCATGACGCCCGAGTTCATCTATGTCAGCCCCGACACGCGGCTGACGCGCGTGCTCCAGATCATGGTCGAACACCGCATCAGGAGCATCATCGTCCTCGACGGCGCGCAGAAGCTGGTCGGAATCATCGCCCGCGAAGACGTCATCGCCGCGCTCAAGGCGACGGCAAGGGACTAG